A single region of the Candidatus Hinthialibacter antarcticus genome encodes:
- a CDS encoding LacI family DNA-binding transcriptional regulator, producing MQIAFEFHIQRDANTPSYIQLSDQIVEHITENTVQIGEFLPTENEICDLSGLSRMTVRKALERLNRLGMIDAVRGRGTFITAKEPIQSARYSLGFALRPERYIEEDPFYSEVLLGVTQESQLHQAPLAFIAGENISELDEIKQRYSMLKQMSGVIVAGQMPQAFLEYLVSTQIPCVFLNYFSNHYPFDAVASDQTEAGRLMGEHLAQLGHREFVYINGEEDNDNYIGRMDGFRRVIENIGGDVHVVYEAKGASSGRDAIARELAEGRRFTAAVCANDMIAIGVMNELQDRGVAVPEQVSVCGFDDVSMASNCRPLLTTVRSEKQEMGARAVRLLIDRLQNPQKTRETVLLEVTLVPRQSTAAVAVLA from the coding sequence ATGCAAATCGCTTTTGAGTTTCACATCCAACGTGACGCAAACACGCCTTCATACATTCAACTCAGCGATCAAATCGTTGAGCATATCACTGAAAACACCGTACAGATTGGCGAATTTTTACCGACGGAGAACGAAATTTGTGATCTGTCGGGTCTCAGCCGAATGACAGTACGCAAGGCGCTCGAACGGCTCAACCGTTTAGGGATGATTGACGCGGTGCGCGGTCGCGGGACGTTTATTACCGCCAAAGAGCCGATCCAAAGCGCTCGCTATTCGCTGGGGTTCGCGTTGCGGCCCGAGCGCTATATCGAAGAAGACCCGTTCTATTCAGAAGTTTTGTTGGGCGTCACTCAGGAATCTCAACTGCATCAAGCGCCGTTGGCGTTCATCGCTGGAGAAAACATTTCGGAACTGGATGAAATCAAGCAGCGCTATTCAATGTTAAAGCAAATGTCCGGGGTGATTGTCGCCGGGCAAATGCCGCAAGCGTTTCTTGAATATCTGGTCTCGACCCAGATTCCCTGTGTGTTTCTGAACTATTTTTCCAACCATTATCCTTTTGACGCCGTCGCGAGCGACCAGACAGAAGCGGGGCGCCTCATGGGAGAACACCTCGCGCAGCTTGGCCACCGCGAATTTGTTTATATCAATGGGGAAGAAGACAACGATAACTACATTGGCCGGATGGATGGCTTTCGCCGTGTGATTGAAAACATCGGCGGCGATGTTCATGTTGTTTATGAAGCAAAAGGCGCCAGTTCGGGACGCGACGCCATTGCGCGTGAACTCGCGGAAGGCCGACGTTTTACCGCCGCTGTCTGCGCGAATGATATGATCGCCATTGGCGTGATGAATGAATTGCAAGACCGGGGCGTTGCGGTGCCTGAGCAAGTCAGCGTGTGCGGGTTTGACGACGTTTCGATGGCTTCGAATTGCCGTCCGTTGTTGACGACGGTCCGATCAGAAAAACAAGAGATGGGCGCTCGCGCGGTGCGGCTGTTGATCGACCGTTTGCAAAACCCGCAAAAAACGAGAGAAACCGTTTTGTTAGAAGTAACGCTCGTCCCCCGCCAATCCACCGCCGCAGTCGCAGTGCTTGCCTGA